One genomic window of Methanosalsum zhilinae DSM 4017 includes the following:
- a CDS encoding universal stress protein, producing the protein MTGFKKIAIATDGSINSRDAVDAGIELAGVTNATVDAIYVIHSPLTKSNSSSLSEEGKKATYYVKKEGEEKGVDVKPVILEGNPAEKIIEYAEKNDADLVVMGTKGHSGVKRFLLGSVAENVVRHSKVPVMIVQSKFTQPVEGKRAGKLSNEEMREQKLREKREHVKYPD; encoded by the coding sequence ATGACTGGCTTTAAAAAGATAGCAATTGCCACTGATGGTTCAATCAATTCAAGAGATGCAGTAGATGCAGGAATAGAACTGGCAGGTGTTACAAACGCAACAGTAGATGCAATTTATGTTATTCACTCTCCTCTGACAAAAAGCAACAGTTCTTCCCTGTCAGAAGAAGGTAAAAAGGCAACCTATTATGTCAAAAAGGAGGGAGAAGAGAAGGGAGTGGATGTAAAACCTGTGATACTTGAAGGAAATCCGGCAGAAAAGATTATAGAGTATGCAGAAAAAAACGATGCAGACCTTGTGGTAATGGGTACCAAAGGACATTCCGGAGTAAAAAGATTCCTGCTTGGAAGTGTAGCAGAGAACGTTGTCAGACACTCAAAGGTACCTGTCATGATCGTACAGTCAAAATTCACACAGCCTGTCGAGGGAAAAAGGGCCGGAAAGCTTTCCAATGAGGAAATGAGAGAACAGAAATTAAGGGAAAAAAGGGAACATGTAAAATACCCTGACTGA
- a CDS encoding GYD domain-containing protein → MTKYVIISKLTDEGARTLKKNPHRIKEVNDELKEMGVEVLEQFFILGKYDFINIVKAKDEIAISRAVVELAARGSIRTQTYTAIPIDEFIESMD, encoded by the coding sequence ATGACGAAGTATGTGATAATTTCAAAACTTACAGATGAAGGGGCAAGAACTCTCAAGAAAAATCCACATAGAATAAAAGAAGTAAACGACGAACTCAAAGAGATGGGAGTAGAGGTTCTGGAACAATTCTTTATACTTGGAAAGTACGATTTCATCAATATCGTTAAAGCAAAGGATGAAATAGCAATTTCCAGAGCAGTGGTTGAACTGGCAGCCAGGGGAAGTATAAGAACCCAGACATACACTGCAATACCCATAGATGAATTCATAGAATCCATGGACTGA
- a CDS encoding universal stress protein, whose amino-acid sequence MKSRVYQKIMIATDGSQNSMKAVASGIEIAKLSGAKVYAVYVVDTSYKKYLADFKDKEKVHEYLVNQGKDAISHVEKAGEMKDVQVEPVIVEGNPAVEIVNYAEKNDMDMIVMGTMGVTASRKLSIGSVAENVVRTSKVQVLVVQRYTPTSQNNE is encoded by the coding sequence ATGAAGAGCAGAGTCTACCAGAAGATCATGATAGCCACAGACGGATCTCAGAACAGCATGAAAGCCGTTGCTTCTGGAATTGAGATCGCCAAACTCAGCGGTGCAAAGGTATATGCAGTATATGTAGTTGATACCAGCTACAAAAAATATCTTGCAGATTTTAAAGATAAGGAAAAGGTGCATGAATACCTGGTAAACCAGGGGAAGGATGCTATTTCGCATGTGGAGAAAGCAGGAGAAATGAAAGACGTTCAGGTAGAACCTGTTATAGTTGAAGGAAATCCTGCTGTTGAAATTGTCAACTATGCAGAAAAAAATGATATGGATATGATAGTGATGGGAACCATGGGAGTAACCGCCTCCAGGAAATTATCCATTGGAAGTGTTGCGGAAAATGTGGTTAGGACCTCAAAGGTACAGGTTCTTGTTGTCCAGCGCTACACTCCAACCAGTCAGAATAATGAATGA